A genomic window from Bombus pyrosoma isolate SC7728 linkage group LG8, ASM1482585v1, whole genome shotgun sequence includes:
- the LOC122570129 gene encoding uncharacterized protein LOC122570129, with protein MNRQEFDGYITELEEAIKDGRRRAQALVAGDFNVKSTAWGGRRTESRGTYLLDAITKNELMPIRTTGAYSFARNGKTSIPDILCVSRRMRQSWEKSAVLDWYSASDHSYLFHVFLMNRKRQIGGSFNFKYSTRNADEGKFLSRFDGYFNFLDNDDAKHGDQFQERLERTCADELKRILPPRGRRNCNYWWNDELSELRRATLRSRRKAQREVAAGRDNGGLVNEFKEATKRLKRAIERSKDEKWKEFCATLEQDS; from the coding sequence ATGAACAGACAGGAGTTCGACGGCTATATAACGGAACTGGAGGAAGCCATAAAGGATGGCAGGAGAAGAGCCCAGGCGCTAGTGGCTGGCGACTTTAATGTGAAGTCCACTGCCTGGGGAGGAAGGAGGACAGAGTCGAGGGGGACGTATCTGCTCGATGCAATTACGAAAAACGAGCTGATGCCGATTAGGACGACGGGAGCATACTCCTTTGCCAGGAATGGAAAAACAAGCATCCCTGACATTTTGTGTGTGAGCAGACGAATGAGGCAGAGTTGGGAAAAGAGTGCCGTTTTGGATTGGTACTCTGCCTCTGATcatagttatttatttcacgtatttttaatgaataggAAGAGACAGATCGGGggtagttttaattttaaatactcgACTAGGAATGCTGATGAGGGTAAATTCCTGAGCAGATTTGatggatattttaattttctggaCAATGACGACGCGAAACACGGCGACCAATTCCAGGAACGACTGGAACGTACGTGTGCCGATGAATTGAAGAGGATTCTACCGCCTCGTGGgagaagaaattgtaattattggTGGAACGACGAGTTGTCCGAGTTGAGAAGGGCAACTCTAAGATCGAGAAGAAAAGCTCAGCGGGAAGTAGCAGCTGGTAGAGACAACGGTGGCCTGGTAAACGAATTTAAGGAGGCCACGAAGAGGTTGAAAAGAGCGATCGAGCGCAGCAAGGACGAGAAGTGGAAGGAGTTCTGTGCAACCTTGGAACAGGATTCCTGA